In Shinella sp. XGS7, a single genomic region encodes these proteins:
- a CDS encoding Crp/Fnr family transcriptional regulator, with protein MDDSVDTALDAVLAANFPGLGLDPGLRERLRPLLRRQRLARGRTLFAQDQVCPAFYAVVEGEIEARLTGQDGEVSVLEHVQAPRLFGLAAFATGRPAGYEALARRPSRLLVIGPAAYALLMDEQPGFARALLREFALRFEGNLRLLEAARHRSAEQRFALALAQLARERGQATDAEGWQALAATQAELAALAHLSRQTVNQLLSAAVARGELRRGYGRLWLRTA; from the coding sequence ATGGATGATTCCGTGGACACCGCCCTGGACGCGGTGCTGGCCGCCAACTTCCCCGGCCTGGGCCTGGACCCGGGCCTGCGCGAGCGCCTGCGCCCCCTGCTGCGTCGGCAGCGCCTGGCGCGCGGCCGCACGCTCTTCGCCCAGGACCAGGTCTGCCCGGCCTTCTACGCCGTGGTGGAGGGCGAGATCGAGGCCCGGCTCACCGGTCAGGACGGCGAGGTTTCGGTGCTGGAGCATGTGCAGGCGCCGCGCCTCTTTGGCCTGGCGGCCTTCGCTACGGGGCGCCCGGCCGGCTACGAGGCCCTGGCACGGCGCCCCAGCCGCCTGCTGGTGATCGGCCCTGCGGCCTACGCCCTGCTGATGGACGAGCAGCCCGGCTTTGCCCGCGCCCTGCTGCGCGAGTTCGCCCTGCGCTTCGAGGGCAATCTGCGCCTGCTGGAGGCCGCGCGTCACCGCAGCGCCGAGCAGCGTTTTGCGCTGGCCCTGGCCCAGCTGGCGCGGGAGCGAGGCCAGGCCACCGATGCCGAGGGCTGGCAGGCCCTGGCCGCCACCCAGGCCGAACTGGCCGCCCTGGCCCATCTCTCGCGCCAGACGGTGAACCAGCTGCTCAGCGCGGCCGTGGCCCGGGGCGAGCTGCGGCGCGGCTATGGCCGGCTGTGGCTGCGCACGGCCTAG
- a CDS encoding glutathione peroxidase: MTQTAYDFQAQSIRGEAVDLAQYRGQVLLIVNTASACGFTPQFKGLEQLWEDYGARGLVVLGFPSNEFGGQDPGSNEQIASFCEMNYGVSFPMMSKIRVNGAEAHPLWQWLKSEKPGFLGTELIKWNFSKFLIGRDGQVLKRYAPNDAPEKLRGDIEAALGR; this comes from the coding sequence ATGACCCAGACCGCCTATGACTTCCAGGCCCAGAGCATCCGCGGCGAGGCCGTGGACCTGGCCCAGTACCGCGGCCAGGTGCTGCTGATCGTCAACACCGCCAGCGCCTGCGGTTTCACGCCCCAGTTCAAGGGCCTGGAGCAGCTCTGGGAGGACTATGGGGCCCGCGGCCTGGTGGTGCTGGGTTTTCCCAGCAATGAGTTCGGCGGCCAGGACCCCGGCAGCAATGAGCAGATCGCCTCCTTCTGCGAGATGAACTACGGGGTCAGCTTCCCCATGATGTCCAAGATCCGCGTCAACGGCGCCGAAGCACATCCCCTTTGGCAATGGCTCAAGAGTGAGAAGCCGGGTTTTCTGGGCACCGAGCTGATCAAGTGGAATTTCAGCAAATTCCTGATCGGCCGCGACGGCCAGGTGCTCAAGCGCTACGCGCCCAATGACGCGCCGGAGAAGCTGCGCGGCGATATCGAGGCGGCGCTGGGCCGCTAG